Proteins from a genomic interval of Zingiber officinale cultivar Zhangliang chromosome 2A, Zo_v1.1, whole genome shotgun sequence:
- the LOC122043046 gene encoding nicotinamidase 1-like translates to MGSETRLVDLLRGEIPFEEEADFDLSLRPDSGTSLGLVLVDILNGFCTVGAGNLAPIEPNRQISSMVEEAARLARHFCEMEWPVLVFLDSHHPNKPEPPYPPHCVVGSGEEDLVPALKWLEEDPSVTIRRKDCFDGFIGSMEKDGSNAFSKWVKANQIKTILVAGICTDICVLDFVCSTLSARNVGMVPPLEDVVVYSGGCATFDFPIDVARNIKGTLAHPQDLLHHVGLYMAKARGARIVKKVTLGSSI, encoded by the exons ATGGGTTCCGAGACGCGCCTGGTGGATCTACTGCGAGGCGAGATCCCCTTCGAGGAGGAAGCCGACTTCGATCTCTCACTCCGACCTGATTCAGGCACCTCTCTGGGCCTCGTTCTTGTCGACATCCTCAATGGATTCTGCACCGTCGGAGCTGGCAACCTC GCCCCGATCGAGCCGAACAGGCAGATTTCCTCCATGGTAGAGGAGGCAGCGAGGTTAGCTAGGCATTTCTGCGAGATGGAGTGGCCTGTGCTCGTCTTCCTCGATTCCCACCACCCAAACAAGCCTGAGCCTCCTTATCCGCCTCACTGCGTTGTGGGATCAGGGGAGGAGGATCTGGTTCCTG CTCTAAAATGGCTGGAGGAGGACCCAAGCGTGACAATCCGACGCAAGGACTGCTTCGACGGGTTCATCGGCTCCATGGAGAAGGATGGCTCTAATGCATTCTCAAAGTGGGTAAAAGCTAATCAGATCAAAACT ATTTTGGTGGCGGGAATATGCACAGACATATGTGTGCTAGATTTCGTGTGTTCCACTCTCTCTGCCAGAAATGTGGGCATGGTGCCACCTCTGGAGGATGTTGTGGTTTATTCTGGTGGATGTGCTACTTTCGATTTCCCAATTGATGTCGCTAGAAATATCAAAGGAACTTTAGCACATCCACAG GATCTGCTCCATCATGTAGGACTTTACATGGCCAAGGCAAGGGGTGCCAGGATAGTGAAGAAAGTAACCCTTGGCTCATCAATCTAA